A stretch of DNA from Plasmodium berghei ANKA genome assembly, chromosome: 11:
atatatatatattataataatataaaataaataattgggatacaaaataaaaaataagcattaagaactttttttttatatattgctataattaaaaaaaaatctcTTTGGAGTATtgcattatttatataaatacgTATAAATGAACATTTTTCTCACATGATAATAAACTATAgctattatataattatataatatgtttttgtGCTTAcaatacaaattatatatgcatatattatcatgcattttataataaatatataattaaaaaaaaaattgatttattaatgttcattatttaaaattttttaataaccCAGTTATGCatttatgaaaatgtaTTCATAAAGTATTATATTAcaactatatttttattatttacttttttattatatgcatatatttattttactatattttttattatggctatttttttatttggctatatcatttattttatatttttcttatgtatataattgtatGTATAGATTTGGCAGTTTAttagttttatttatgagcaattttatttgtttattttatgatcTGAATGGTTAtctaaaaattgtattatttttttatatttttgggatttaattgaatttttctaatattatatatgtttacctatttttattaggtAGATGCCTTATATTATGATAACTTCTacgaaaataattatatgatgATGATTTATAAACTTTTCATAAAGACccaataattatattataattgtttATGATGAATGGGTTATAAAATAGAGtgttacaatttttttaataatgaaagggatattttatgtattattattactgttttatttttttgtgaataatttatttaactTTGTTAATGGTAGTATATTGGGGTTCTCTTTTgtttatgttttataaataattattaaattgttCATACATTATTTCAATtataacaatttatttatattaaaagtaAGAAATAGTGGTAAACTTTTGGtcttattaataataataataatataataggTGGTATACTCAGGTTCACTTTAGTTAAATAATTCGTAATGGTTAGTTAATCTAATTTTATGCTATTATagatatttgtttataccAATTTTTCCTTTATCCTACTTATTATTCCTTATGATATCTCTTATcatgtatttttttgttttattatattcttcaCATTAAACTAAActatttatacatatagaCTATTCTTTAATTCGATTTTCTGTTAAACtttatacattattttttttcacaaacaaattaaaataaaaaaaatcataatatGCTATTTTCGAGTTAAAACTTTAAAAGCTTACAATTTGtaaaagatatattattaaaaaaatgaaaactataaatatcaaaattCATAAGCATTGTTAAAATGaagtatgtatatataagtaCTATTTTGTTTCTTTCCTTCGCTATATGTGTGATTATAATTAAGTAAAAACACATTTTCTTTAGTGTATAACATATACTTAAAATTAACGAATTAAATTGGAacgtaaaaaaaaatacattgtTATTAATGTTGGCTTTTGGTAGgtacaattattttaactAATAACGTACATATCCATATAATATAAGgataattatgaaaatatgtatattcaCATGTAAATcagtatatttttatttgtttaagttttcataaattattattatggtattatgaaaaaaaatgaatagaAATATCTCTTTTCGttcttatataattttacatttaccttattcattttattttcctgagtaatataattaaaatatccTTTAAAGGGCATATACTATAAGTATActaaaatgttttataaaGAATTGGTATGTTTGTATGTATGAATGCATACACCTATTGATAAAAGACaacaatatttataattcatTGCCTTCTTTTCAATTGCTTATGACATGTCTAtacaatttaatatttaacaaaTGTAATTAGCTGGCATAGGCAGttcaaaataaacaatattcagtttttcataataaacaatgttttatatagacaatttcatatatattgatttttttctgtctttatatattttctattcaCATATGAgaatgaataatatattttttactaattttcatattttatgtactatatattgatatatatattataatatacatgCAGATCGATGGCAGCTGTGAGCAAAACCCAAAAAATGTAGAAAGAAATTCCTttggaatatatattcgGTTATtgtattcttttttttctgtgGCATTGCTGATTGGTATTTAATATAagcacatatatatagtataatCGATATGCATTCATGATATTACAGTTCTCatctatttattttatttccaaatttttaatataggTTTTTCTTGTATAACAAACGGGAGAAAaggaatattttatttgcttttttctttttgcCCTAGTTTCGTTTATCTTTATCTGttagaatatatatttttttttcaatttattGCATTTATTAGtataatcatattttataattacaaatatatttttactataAGTTGTCtctattttcattttctgtGTTTTCAATTATAGATtcaagaagaaaataaagaaacgaataaaattttcacaCATTGTTGAAATGGTATTATATGGAGCTATATCATCGATTATTTTTGCAGGATTTttagaatatattttctcacttctatgtttttatttttgtcatacatgttttttaaaaaatgttaaggAATCATATTCTTTTGCCTGTTCAATAGTGATGCtattatgtataaaaaaaattattaaaattattaatacataaattGTGGCTTTCCTATTTTtgtatgtgtatatatactatttattagttttaatattataatttgtatagCGTATAACTATACATACGTATATCGTGTGAAGATATGTGGTTGCAAGGAGAGTAACAATATTTCCATTAATATAGATTCGTCACACATATATGTGTACATTGTCATGGATTTTTTTACagactttttttttggggTAGCATATGTAGAagaattttcaaaaatttgtccaatattttttattaattctaATTCAATAGTAAATGAATACATAGAATTGCCTATTATTGAAAATCACAATTTTAAGAATGATATAACATATGAAAACAATGAAcataataacaaatttaataagtttaaatatatttatgtagaTGATAAATtcgaatatatatttttttccttgTGTTCTTCAGCAgggttatatttttatataattataaattaaatgcttatttatattatttaattatatttttcatatttgttGTTAGTGTTGTATGTTTATAttcaattattatatatttgtgtgaatatttattttacatttaaatTCGATATATGGtcttttatattgtttattgGTTAATAGATTTTCGAGCACAGAAAAcctaatttattttacattaaCATCAgaacataattttttgacaattataatattaaggTAACCATAAACCATCAATAGTACCAACTGTTTTCACTTAAAATGTtactaatataatatttattattttactatttttacacagaaatataatttgtgtCTTATTACATATGTCCTGTTCAGGAATATCATCCTACAACATTATAAACAATcgaaataatgaaaatagaaaaggtatgtataaaaaaaggaactgtaaatatatattgagCAAATTTCTAAGAATGCATATGTCTATATACATCActttacatatttattatttaagtattaataaaataaataacaatgGAGATAACTTAAGTTTTATCACAATTCTTTGTGTTTTTCAGGAATAATGCAAAACATATTATCGATATTGAGGTCATTgtttttatcatcattatttcATGCCATATATGACTATTCCATATATTGCAGTTCATTAAATATCCCTGAATATcaaatttcattttttaaagcgTTGTTTAtgtattcttttttttcaatgatatttatatttttcgtTATAATTAAAGGATCTGTTTGATgtctatatatttcttgttatttttattgctATACCCtctaattaataatttttattaaaaatacaaataatgtATTTGCATCTTCATTTGAATTCAATATGCTgtattaagaaaaaaatatatattattaatttgaatgtttgcaaataaatatttattgaaATTTTTTCGAACTTTTTGTTTCTGTTTTCTTCCCCTGTTTTGGTACTATATGATAcacatattaataattaatttggAAATATCcttaaaattgttaataaGATGAATGAAATGAcgattaaattaaaaaaacacgaaaaataaaagatgtGATATATGGTATTTAATAGGTGTgtttaaataatgtaaaagGGGAGTATCAGTGtgtaaatgtatatatatgcatgggtatgtatataatgtaaatatatgatatgttgcatatttaaaaaagcaAAATAAAACGTTGAAATTGTTCtatgaaatattaattaaaaggtaaaataaataaggaaaaaattggagaaataaaatgaaattaaaacCTGGTGCAAAAcggaatttttatttttatcttaaTAATGTATATGCATGTGAATATACATAGATTTATTGATTAAAATTAAGATCAGTAATGATTATGAGGACAGTCCAATTTCCTGAGGATTCAAATTGCCCCAATTTAAGTGCAAACCAACATTTATTATCGGGtacaataaatttaaatatgccaatatcatctttattatttcgaCATTCATTAAGAATATTTAATGCTTTTGTTaatgttttaatatatactacttttttcaaatcggaattatcattatttttatatgttttacatatattttttttttttttggtgtctattacattttttaaaacgtaattattttttaatgtagTTACATTTTTTGTAGTTATCGAATccataagaaaaataatatcacattttttatttactattTCGAATATTAATTCAATTCTATCTGAATAAAACTTGGAATAggtatttaaaattttacaacatttttttaatttgcaattaatatatatagaatttttatgcatttttatatctgGAAATTTAGTTAATGATGGATTAATAATTTCTACTCCacattcatattttttaaaagcaTCTGTAACATTACAATGatgtttaaataataatatgcatattccatttttttcaaataaatcaattgtaatttttgtatttttagatatattcttaaaaatatcatatatttgatatatatataccagtataattatttcattgTTCGAATTgctttttaaaatataattttcataaaataaatcattcatactaatttttatcaatatttCTACATGCCTCTTTTCATTGccaaaaattaataaatgtttttCCGAAAACTTAAAACACAAAAAAGAAGTTTCAATTGAAAAAGAACAAAATTCTTTAAGTCCTTTCAGTATATATGAAAAGTCATTTATACCGTCTTGTTTGAACTCCGCATGTAATTTCATTGTATCTTACGTATTCCTATAGAGGTGTgcatgttatatatttgttttcttattcgtttattttctatatacttttttaaattgacTCCCCTTGGTCTTTTAAAGTTTCTTGAATTTTACTACGTCTCTCAAATTTTGAAGCTTATAATTTAAACTGTACACAATGTGTTTGATTTATGTCTGTAAATATTGGAACATAGTTATTTTGATtaacttatatattttagtatataaacaaaatatatagatattttttactatttattaatatccCTTTGGGGGTTCCCTGTTTGTATTCTATTCATGcattatatttcttttctatatttttatcaatacTATTTTTTGCGCATTTCACGagcaattttatttgttacatatatatgtgttttcttttttttatcacttTTGTTTTAGTAATTTtcgtatatatttttattcttaaGTAAAAAAGCGAATGAAcaacaaaaatatgcattttttctttttttaaagcaTTCGAATGTTGTTAAATGTTTCCATTGCATATAAACATACCTTAGTGGCGTATTATATagctatatatttttacacatttatgtatcgtttatttttatatttataagtttatcgaattaaaaatatataagtattTAAATGAgtttttctattataatttttacataaaaaatatatataatgcatTATTCACAGtaatgaataatattagGATTTGTGTCcgttatattattttttatcattcaCATCatattgtaaaataatttatatatacggGGAGCATGCATTATGACTTATTCttctttttaatatattcttcttccaattttattaactcATTTTTCCAATATTCACATTCCTAttaatcataaaatatgcattcatacaaatatttatgggAAAAagcatttataaaaaactgtattattattagcacatacatattttatatattataagatACATATCGATGCatattcaaattatatGTTCTAATTGTTATGTATTATAACGATGTTTACctgttttaatttttcgatttttttttttaaattcaatAATATAGCCACGTCAGTTCTTAAAACCCTATGTAGCAACgaaaatgaaattttaaataatcataGAAATGTGTAAAAAGATAAAACAATAAGCagataattatatatatatatatgatatgcAATTATACCCATATAAGAAGCAAATGTTTTCTGTATATATGGTTGGTTTTTCTATGCcgttttcttttaaatatatatctagTTTGTCAAAATATGAGATATCGATTTTAAGcttttggaaaaaatattttgcactgtaaatatttttttcgtccTTTTCGTCCTCAGGGAATTTGTTTATCTATATAACCGATGAAAGAAATAagaacatataaaaatataataaaaggGTATAAGATAAATAGTGGGAAAACAGACAccaattcaaaaaattataagtATGTAACAATATGGAGAAATGACACAGacacttttattattattgaaTGTATAAGCACATGTATTTTGTGTTACCGGTATAATTTCGTCGTTAGTTAACTcaaatttctttttcaattttttcatatcagacaccttttttaattcatgtTTAATTTTGCTctcaaattttttaatgctTTCCATTGTTATTTCTTCTAACATTACGtctttttttgatattgtatatgttttatgaattgtattttttctttcgaTATCTGCTTCCATATTATACGTAAATTTGACTAGTGGGTGTTTAGCTTTTccttcttttaattttattaaatcagtattatttttaattttttttgattcttctaacttaattttttgatcATAAGCATCTTCTACAACTTTTTTAGACACGCTGTAAAACCgatcttttatttcttctatAGTTCTTGAATATTTGGTATCATATacatcatatataataataaaatgacattcatatttttcacataaattaaataaataatcagTTTCTTCTTTTGTCCATTttaaattcatatttttaatttgtttattgtaaaattcatcatcatattttactatatttaattttttattaaatttttcaaaagtGTAATCATCTTCTATagtattttcattaaattgaattttgtcatttttataccctatttttttccatttttttaatattaagtCATCATTTCTgcatttgtttttaaattttaccAACCTCCATATGCTAGAATTCTTGTTATTAATCTatgaaaaaagaagatgaaaatgaggaaaaaatatgcagatatataaaaattgcaTTTCTTTACATTAATGTGAATATATGGatttgttttcatttttttttaatttacatttatagTTTTAGATGATGTTGGAAGAGAAAACAagttatcattttcttttaaaaaaattaattccTTTTTGCTCTTTTTATCTTTCTCCTTTTTCTTatcctttattttttcgatGTTAATACCGAGCATGTCATATATATGACTCATTTTCgatgaataatattaaaactTATTAATATAACGAAGAAGgtaatatatcatttcaATGTATAATACATGCCATATGGATAGTAACTAGACAAAAccattaatattatcatcgcttaataaaaataacaaaaaaaaacatatatatgcatgatGGTGTGAGAACTTATGACTATATGCGATAATAATAAACCAAAGGTTAGTCACGCATTTGAATGCATATATGATTATCAAATGACAAATAAATAGCTTgcagaaaaaaacaatgcatatatatagtcTAGGAATATATAGTTTCCTAATTTGTGACAATTGTTTAATGGTTAATTCTCTGCAACTCTTACCaatttatcattaatataaaaaatctatacacataaattatgcaaaaatatatgcatatgttATTAAGTGTACATAATtgcattatttaaaaaaacaaaaaaaatcacTAAATTTTAGGAAAGCTATCAAAtgaaatacatttttattactacATGTATTgatcaaaaataatattataattatggAAGTTTATGATGTAtatactaaaaaatatatatattttttttgaagttgaattttttctttaatgataagtatatatgaaaaaaaatatattatgcatatgtaTGCTATATCTAAGGAGAGTGTAACGGATTTAATAATCTCCCATTTTAAGTTCTATTAAATGTGAGAaaacatatgtatatatgttacTTATACGTGTAAAACATTGTTTAATAATTCAGGGAgaaatgtaataaatacaatttataaaattgcaTTTATAAAAAGGGTAAAAATTTGGAATATTATAccctatatatataatacatatgaTATGTATgctattatatgtatataaagtAGCATCTTATGAAGATGCTATTTTCGTTAATCATCTTTTTGGCGTTTTTTTTAGAAGaatgttatattttatgcttaaaaaaaaattacaattttctactaaaagaaaataacaCAATATACCATCACAAACAAAGAGAATGCACTAATAAATCttatttatcattaaaGAAACATAAGAAAAGTTATTACTGTAaacatgaaaataaaaggtTATTTCTAAACAATAAGGAAGGACCACAGGATGAATATAAAGTagatatagaaaaaaaaatacttggccataatttatttaatttcaGCTTAGTAGATATTCTAACTATTTTCAagctattattatatttaaaaaaaataattttatatcgtcataataataatgtatcaattcaaataaaagaaCCCTTaagagaaaataataacagcTATCGTGATacaatatatgaatatggactatttttaaaaaaatatttatcaaaaaataaaaatgcaagaaacacattttttaatgtaatCGATACTAAATTAATAAGAACTGGGGAAATATGTTGTGACGCaactgaaaaaaatgagcaaacatgtaataatttatacCAAACAAAAAATCAACAAACTCAAACGATTATTCCCAGCAGTAATGAtcaattgaaaaataatgatacaGATCActttataaaaaagggTGGGGATATAAAggaagataaaaaaaatatacctAATATTGTAAGgattttaaaacaaataattaaaaagttatacattgatataaaagaagaacgttacataaataatattaacgataaaacaattttaattgtattttatgtaaatgctaaaaaatttgtaatTTCGTgttgttataaaaaaattgatagaatgtattatctatataaaaatacagtATATGTTGAAGTGTgtgatataataaaaaaagacatTGCAATAATTAATCTTATATcgaataataaattattctGGGATTTTAgtaaagataaaatatcGGTTAAcccattttatataaaatattatgttaaatattatttcaatacattatttcatttaaatcCTAAATTggtaataaataattattcaaGCATgctatataataataagttTCCGTACATATCACAAATCGGTGATtcacataataatatagacaaaaatataatgcatacattttttttaaataataaaaattctatTGATATAAAACAGCCtcaaaattatgaaaacaaacaaaatgatACAATAAGAAATTATGGgcacataaaaaaaagaaaagaaataaaCATCAAAgcgataaaaatatatatgaatggGAAGTATTATGTATCGATTCCAATGTgcttaatatataatgtaattaaaaaaaaattttatataaacaacattttctatattGATAATACAAAACACAATTTAGAAAGCATTTGCACACTTgtggatatatattttaacaacattcatttttttcaaagtaataatttcatttatttaaataacaCAAATATAATCTTAAATAGTGATCAACTAAGTTTTGATCTTAATTAtattcttcttttttattttgtatattttaataacaaaaaaaaattgcatACACCGAAGGAAATAAATCCactttttcctttttctaatataatgcataataaaaaaggaaataattcaaaaattataaaaaaaattgtgtaTAAAGCTGATAgcaattttgttaattttgtatattaagtatttatatgaatactATGGCGATAGAAAAATGTTGTAGCACGGTGATATAAaattacataatatattgttccatgtatttttttttaccatccacacattatttttatttcgggcttttgcttttttatttgacttttttttctaacactatattaatttgtttaattaactttatttttaaaatttattttcggAAGCATTGACAAATTGTagagaaaaacaaaaaaaatgtaaacaCTATATGTTTTGTTTTACTTAGCATTTGtatacacaaaaaatatgttaagGGTGTAAAAATCCATGTATATGGAACATTAATTATATGAGCATGTATAACATATGGGGCACAAAACATAAGAGTCCCAAACTTTCAAAATAatggaataaataaacgaataacataattatgaacaaaGGGAGGCAATTTATTTGCCTCATGAACAATAGCGAATAAAGTGAAATAAATAGATGAAGAGGGAAATGGTATAATGTGGTATTATAACAACTATGGCATTTCCtccaatatttttttaatataatcaCTAATAAAGGTATTTACAAATGTGTAATTAATGCTCATTAACGATTTTTcttgatttattttattttttaaaataccTATAATTCggtttttaaaattttgctcatttaatatatttttattatcatcaatTTGTAAatactttatatttttatcaagaatattttttagaatATTATGCATTTCATCAaagatattattatttgcaatgtttaatttttctaataatgCTTCTTTGTCAAACCCTATAtctatgtatttatataaatattctcTGATAAAAGTTTTgtctatattatatttttttgagcatttgataagaaaatataaatcctttggttttatcaaaattttttttgataacatattttttttttttaatatatctattAACGTATTAACTATAAAATTTGAGATGCTCTTTTCTTCATCCATCCGATTTACATCCTCGCCAATTTCATTGCcatttacttttttatcTACTTCTATATGCTCCAAACATTCGTTAAAATAGTTGTATAAAAATGGgtcattaaaaaatacatggAAATAATGCTTTGaccatttatatttaatttgatcttcatatattttgattttataattaacaTAAAACTTTAACAACTTTAAGACTTTATTGTTTAGTTTATATTCAGGTATATTTCCTTCGTgtacataattatatttttctttttttcgtaaaaaataatctgtattatttacatagctttttgtatatatatcacttgacatattattattgtcattattattacattttatgttattataattttctaaGATTGATTTAACagcattttgtttttctaattctatacaatttcttatttttgtaaagctattaatatttttaagcTCTAtcctattatattttatattttcatattcaaAAGATATGTTTATGTCTGatcttatattttctttattaccTACACACACACCTAgcaaacatattttatttttgatttcTTTTAACAGGTTTATACAATCGTCAATATTCATGTAACCTTTTTCGATTACAATTTCAGCTAATGGTATACCACATCTGTTATAGTCTAATAAAAGCTTTATATCCGAATTACTATTTATTCCAACTCCATGGTTAATCGAATTAATTTCTAAATTGGTATTATTAGATGATGAATTTATGTAATTATTAGTAATATCAtcaatatgtttatttttatccaataaaatatcattattaaatgTGTCTCTGTCATTTATTTCTGACGGTATCGATTCATTGGAATtccttttatttaaattattgaaAAGTAAAAAAGATTTGCTTGTATCTTCTTCTAAA
This window harbors:
- a CDS encoding protease, putative, coding for MFYKELIDGSCEQNPKNVERNSFGIYIRLLYSFFSVALLIGFSCITNGRKGIFYLLFSFCPSFVYLYLFKKKIKKRIKFSHIVEMVLYGAISSIIFAGFLEYIFSLLCFYFCHTCFLKNVKESYSFACSIVMLLYFFFGVAYVEEFSKICPIFFINSNSIVNEYIELPIIENHNFKNDITYENNEHNNKFNKFKYIYVDDKFEYIFFSLCSSAGFSSTENLIYFTLTSEHNFLTIIILRNIICVLLHMSCSGISSYNIINNRNNENRKGIMQNILSILRSLFLSSLFHAIYDYSIYCSSLNIPEYQISFFKALFMYSFFSMIFIFFVIIKGSV
- a CDS encoding DNA methyltransferase 1-associated protein 1, putative, giving the protein MSHIYDMLGINIEKIKDKKKEKDKKSKKELIFLKENDNLFSLPTSSKTININNKNSSIWRLVKFKNKCRNDDLILKKWKKIGYKNDKIQFNENTIEDDYTFEKFNKKLNIVKYDDEFYNKQIKNMNLKWTKEETDYLFNLCEKYECHFIIIYDVYDTKYSRTIEEIKDRFYSVSKKVVEDAYDQKIKLEESKKIKNNTDLIKLKEGKAKHPLVKFTYNMEADIERKNTIHKTYTISKKDVMLEEITMESIKKFESKIKHELKKVSDMKKLKKKFELTNDEIIPINKFPEDEKDEKNIYSAKYFFQKLKIDISYFDKLDIYLKENGIEKPTIYTENICFLYGVLRTDVAILLNLKKKIEKLKQECEYWKNELIKLEEEYIKKKNKS
- a CDS encoding glutamyl-tRNA(Gln) amidotransferase subunit B, putative; amino-acid sequence: MMFAYMWLSYFVFFIWFEITCFKINTLKGNNNLISLGQNIKNIKVKFRNSIYNHEVTNNTELKKNIENKLKYQIGIEIHVQLSTKHKAFCSCFNTSSLYKEKKNEKYNTDLTNFLNENILKKKTVNKIDNYNSEIENLKNDIEDNKKSETNCHGNYGDNTITKPNEHICNICVGEVGSLNLVNITAILYTYLICIILNCNLSKHISFDRKIYNYYDLPKGYQITQKEKPLGSNGHIYINGKKYNIKSVHLEEDTSKSFLLFNNLNKRNSNESIPSEINDRDTFNNDILLDKNKHIDDITNNYINSSSNNTNLEINSINHGVGINSNSDIKLLLDYNRCGIPLAEIVIEKGYMNIDDCINLLKEIKNKICLLGVCVGNKENIRSDINISFEYENIKYNRIELKNINSFTKIRNCIELEKQNAVKSILENYNNIKCNNNDNNNMSSDIYTKSYVNNTDYFLRKKEKYNYVHEGNIPEYKLNNKVLKLLKFYVNYKIKIYEDQIKYKWSKHYFHVFFNDPFLYNYFNECLEHIEVDKKVNGNEIGEDVNRMDEEKSISNFIVNTLIDILKKKNMLSKKILIKPKDLYFLIKCSKKYNIDKTFIREYLYKYIDIGFDKEALLEKLNIANNNIFDEMHNILKNILDKNIKYLQIDDNKNILNEQNFKNRIIGILKNKINQEKSLMSINYTFVNTFISDYIKKILEEMP